One stretch of Hymenobacter chitinivorans DSM 11115 DNA includes these proteins:
- a CDS encoding DUF4468 domain-containing protein, translated as MPRLLFSVFVVLCAHSALGQTSAGPRVAYYSPRNRLTPTFTTLADTTGQPRYLVLKAPIKAISAPAPGWLRIQRGHNTVLVAARRLVRYPDPIVLPLAAGTGQITFSTTIGADSLKLNELAARSYAWLEQQLGPVKVDSPRPDTLVMSSRTWVPMDLLNSSGRTTAFQLWYTLRLTLTNGWLRYEISRFSRAAEPSPGNPHPRLIPLEKILPPGREFNPATGPGYRQNQQRQQVQATAAELLESLQEAVQRAEGES; from the coding sequence ATGCCCAGATTATTATTCTCTGTCTTCGTCGTGCTGTGTGCCCACTCTGCTTTAGGGCAAACCAGCGCGGGGCCCCGCGTAGCTTATTACAGCCCCCGCAACCGGCTTACCCCCACTTTTACCACCCTAGCTGACACCACTGGCCAGCCGCGGTACCTGGTCCTGAAAGCCCCTATCAAAGCCATCAGTGCGCCCGCGCCCGGCTGGCTCCGAATTCAGCGGGGCCACAATACGGTGCTGGTTGCGGCCCGGCGCCTGGTTCGGTACCCCGACCCCATCGTGTTGCCCCTCGCGGCGGGCACCGGCCAGATTACGTTTAGCACCACCATCGGGGCCGACAGTCTGAAGCTCAACGAACTGGCCGCCCGCAGCTACGCCTGGCTGGAGCAGCAGCTGGGCCCAGTGAAGGTCGACAGTCCCCGGCCCGACACCTTGGTGATGAGCAGCCGCACCTGGGTTCCCATGGATTTGCTCAACTCTTCGGGCCGCACCACGGCTTTCCAGCTCTGGTACACGCTGCGCCTGACGCTCACCAACGGCTGGCTGCGCTACGAAATCAGCCGCTTCAGCCGCGCCGCCGAGCCCAGCCCCGGAAATCCCCACCCCCGCCTGATTCCCTTGGAGAAAATTCTGCCGCCCGGGCGGGAGTTCAACCCGGCCACCGGCCCGGGCTACCGGCAGAATCAGCAGCGCCAGCAGGTGCAGGCCACCGCCGCCGAACTGCTCGAGTCGCTGCAGGAAGCAGTGCAGCGGGCGGAAGGCGAAAGTTGA
- a CDS encoding glutamine synthetase III family protein codes for MAILRFKALELVDQRKPQAVVTSDERRSDSFGKNVFNLDAMRATMPGEYFKKLQAAIKQGSPVERSVADAVASAMKTWAMAKGATHYTHWFQPLTGSTAEKHDSFFDLNSDGRPVENFKGSALVQQEPDASSFPNGGIRNTFEARGYTAWDPTSPAFIIETAGAKTLCIPTIFVAYTGEALDYKAPLLKSLAALEQAAVDVCQYFDKDVNRVSTTLGIEQEYFIVDKALFDARPDLVMTGRTLFGHAPAKGQQLEDHYFGSIPSRVHAFMLEFEEESNRLGIPLRTRHNEVAPNQYECAPTFEDANLAVDHNQLLMDIMDRVAEKHNLKVLLHEKPFAGVNGSGKHNNWAMSTDTGVNLLAPGRRPKENLQFLAFFITTIKAVHRYGDLLRASIASASNDHRLGANEAPPAIMSVFVGSQLNSVLDELERTAKLPLDKGDNIYLKLGIDKIPAILLDNTDRNRTSPFAFTGNKFEFRAVGSSANCSSSMTVLNTIVAEQLIEFKESVDALIEQGKKKEVAIVEVLREYVISSKNIRFEGNGYSDEWKEEAEKRGLSNIPTTPQALDALVREDAADLFARHNIFSHVELHARHDILLEDYMKKIQIESRVMGDLAVNHIIPTAVAYQTKLITNVRGLRELGLDDELSQVTVDTIKAISRHIAIIKTQVDEMVNARKVANKIEDTRERAIAYCDTVKTHFDPIRRSVDKLELMVADEDWPLVKYRELLFRH; via the coding sequence ATGGCAATTCTCCGCTTTAAAGCTCTTGAGTTAGTCGACCAGCGCAAGCCGCAGGCCGTTGTTACTTCCGACGAGCGTCGCTCCGACAGCTTCGGCAAGAACGTGTTCAACCTGGACGCCATGCGCGCTACCATGCCGGGCGAATACTTCAAGAAGCTCCAAGCCGCTATTAAGCAAGGCTCGCCGGTAGAGCGCTCCGTGGCCGACGCCGTAGCTTCGGCCATGAAAACCTGGGCCATGGCCAAGGGCGCCACGCACTACACCCACTGGTTCCAGCCCCTGACCGGCTCGACGGCCGAAAAGCACGACTCTTTCTTTGATCTGAACTCCGACGGCCGCCCGGTTGAGAACTTTAAAGGTTCGGCCCTGGTGCAGCAGGAGCCCGATGCTTCGTCGTTCCCCAACGGCGGCATCCGCAATACCTTCGAAGCCCGCGGCTACACCGCCTGGGACCCGACTTCCCCCGCCTTCATCATCGAAACGGCCGGCGCCAAAACCCTGTGCATTCCCACGATTTTCGTGGCCTACACCGGTGAAGCCCTCGATTACAAAGCCCCGCTGCTCAAGTCGCTGGCCGCGTTGGAGCAGGCCGCCGTGGACGTGTGCCAGTACTTCGACAAGGACGTAAACCGCGTGAGCACCACGCTGGGTATCGAGCAGGAGTACTTCATTGTCGATAAGGCGCTGTTTGACGCCCGCCCCGACCTGGTGATGACCGGCCGCACGCTGTTTGGCCACGCTCCGGCCAAGGGCCAGCAGCTCGAAGACCACTACTTCGGCTCCATTCCAAGCCGGGTGCACGCCTTTATGCTGGAGTTTGAGGAAGAGTCCAACCGCCTGGGCATTCCGCTGCGCACCCGCCACAACGAGGTAGCGCCCAACCAGTACGAGTGCGCCCCCACCTTCGAGGACGCCAACCTGGCCGTCGACCACAACCAGCTGCTCATGGACATCATGGACCGCGTGGCCGAGAAGCACAACCTGAAAGTGCTGCTGCACGAGAAGCCTTTTGCGGGCGTCAACGGTTCGGGCAAGCATAACAACTGGGCCATGAGCACCGACACGGGTGTGAACCTGCTGGCTCCCGGCCGCCGCCCCAAGGAAAACCTGCAGTTCCTGGCTTTCTTCATCACGACCATCAAAGCCGTGCACCGTTACGGTGACTTGCTGCGCGCCAGCATTGCCTCGGCTTCCAACGACCACCGCCTCGGTGCTAACGAAGCCCCGCCGGCCATCATGTCGGTGTTCGTGGGTTCGCAGCTGAACTCGGTGCTGGATGAGCTGGAGCGCACGGCCAAGCTGCCGCTCGACAAAGGCGACAACATCTACCTCAAGCTCGGCATCGACAAGATTCCGGCTATTCTGCTCGACAACACCGACCGCAACCGCACCTCGCCCTTCGCCTTCACCGGCAACAAGTTCGAGTTCCGCGCCGTGGGCTCGTCGGCCAACTGCTCGTCGTCCATGACGGTGCTCAACACCATCGTGGCCGAGCAGCTCATCGAGTTCAAGGAGTCGGTTGACGCGCTGATTGAGCAGGGCAAAAAGAAGGAAGTGGCCATCGTGGAGGTGCTGCGCGAGTACGTTATCAGCTCCAAGAACATCCGCTTCGAAGGCAACGGCTACTCGGATGAGTGGAAGGAAGAAGCCGAGAAGCGCGGCCTCTCGAACATCCCCACCACGCCCCAGGCCCTCGACGCCCTGGTGCGCGAGGATGCCGCCGACCTGTTTGCCCGCCACAACATCTTCTCGCACGTGGAGTTGCACGCCCGCCACGACATCTTGCTGGAAGATTACATGAAGAAAATCCAGATTGAAAGCCGCGTAATGGGTGATTTGGCCGTGAACCACATCATTCCGACGGCCGTGGCCTACCAGACCAAGCTCATTACTAACGTGCGCGGTCTGCGCGAACTGGGCCTCGACGACGAACTCTCGCAGGTAACGGTAGACACGATTAAAGCTATTTCGCGCCACATTGCCATCATCAAAACCCAGGTGGACGAGATGGTGAATGCCCGCAAGGTGGCCAACAAGATTGAGGATACCCGGGAGCGTGCCATTGCGTACTGCGACACGGTTAAAACGCATTTCGACCCCATCCGCCGCTCCGTCGATAAGCTGGAGCTGATGGTGGCCGATGAGGACTGGCCTTTGGTAAAGTACCGCGAACTTTTGTTCCGGCACTAA
- a CDS encoding LTA synthase family protein yields the protein MRNRFAFQPRYFLFWLVYFVVTKAAFLLYHAAKTAALPAGSVARIFGYGLRLDASATAYLSVVPFLVFAVGSALPARWFPRRLLSFYSAVLGVVVAFFTVADLELYRTWGFRLDATPLQYLNSPGEMAASAGSAPLLLLTGILAGLLGLGWWLYKKIVGPIPDLPPHFGRARAVLASVLYLALLVVPLRGGLQQIPINQSDVYFSALPFANHAALNVPWNVAQTLLLSDNGPNPYQFMPDSVATRTVQQLYAPASALPDTTRLLRTSRPNVLFIILESFTGKLVASTGGETNVTPNLDSLARTGVCFTNIYAAGDRSQKGLVALLSGYPSQPATSIIKYPRKTEHLPHLCRSLEQVGYKSHYYYGGELAFANMKSYLVAAGYDQFTERADFARSEQNSKWGAHDHVLFDRVLRDLQAQPTPFFVTAFTLSSHEPFEIPIPRKFKGTDETALFRNSVYYTDWALGRFLRSARQQPWWDNTLLVLVADHGHTLPGNDPNESYRKFRIPLVLAGGALRPEARGRVYGQIASQTDIAATLLRQLQLPTTGYVWSHDLLQPLRRPFAFYCFSDGFGMVSPTGVVTFDNVPRKVIKSDTLVTKEQLRQGQAFEQASFEDFLRK from the coding sequence GTGAGAAACCGCTTTGCGTTCCAGCCGCGCTACTTTTTGTTCTGGCTGGTGTACTTCGTCGTCACGAAGGCTGCTTTTTTGCTTTACCACGCTGCCAAAACGGCCGCCTTGCCCGCCGGCAGCGTGGCGCGCATCTTCGGCTACGGCCTGCGCCTCGATGCCTCGGCTACGGCCTACCTGAGCGTGGTGCCCTTTCTGGTCTTTGCCGTGGGCAGTGCCCTGCCCGCCCGCTGGTTTCCGCGCCGCCTGCTCTCATTCTACTCGGCCGTGCTGGGTGTGGTCGTGGCCTTTTTCACCGTGGCCGACCTGGAGCTCTACCGCACCTGGGGCTTTCGGCTCGACGCTACGCCCCTGCAGTACCTGAACTCGCCGGGCGAAATGGCTGCCTCGGCCGGTAGCGCTCCCCTCCTCCTCCTAACCGGTATTCTGGCCGGGCTGCTCGGGCTGGGCTGGTGGCTCTATAAGAAGATAGTGGGCCCGATTCCCGACCTGCCGCCGCACTTTGGCCGGGCCCGGGCGGTGCTGGCCAGCGTGCTGTACCTGGCTTTGCTCGTCGTGCCTCTGCGCGGAGGGCTGCAGCAGATTCCCATCAATCAGAGCGACGTCTACTTCAGCGCGTTGCCTTTTGCCAACCATGCTGCCCTGAACGTGCCCTGGAACGTGGCCCAGACCCTGCTGCTGAGTGACAACGGCCCGAACCCCTACCAGTTTATGCCCGACTCGGTGGCCACCCGCACCGTGCAGCAGCTCTACGCCCCGGCCAGCGCCCTGCCCGATACCACCCGCCTGTTGCGCACTAGCCGGCCCAACGTGCTGTTCATCATCCTGGAAAGCTTCACCGGCAAGCTCGTGGCCAGCACCGGCGGCGAAACCAACGTGACGCCCAACCTCGACAGCCTGGCCCGCACCGGGGTGTGCTTTACCAACATCTACGCGGCCGGCGACCGGAGCCAGAAGGGCTTGGTGGCCTTGCTTAGCGGCTACCCCAGCCAGCCCGCCACCAGCATTATTAAGTATCCGCGCAAAACCGAGCACTTGCCCCACCTCTGCCGCTCCCTGGAGCAGGTCGGCTATAAGTCCCACTATTATTACGGCGGGGAGCTGGCGTTTGCCAACATGAAAAGCTACCTGGTGGCGGCCGGCTACGACCAGTTTACCGAACGGGCCGACTTTGCCCGCAGTGAGCAAAACTCCAAGTGGGGCGCCCACGACCATGTGCTCTTCGACCGGGTGCTACGGGATTTGCAGGCCCAGCCGACGCCCTTCTTTGTTACGGCCTTTACCCTGAGCAGCCACGAGCCCTTCGAAATTCCGATTCCGCGCAAATTCAAGGGCACCGACGAAACGGCCCTGTTCCGCAACTCCGTGTATTATACCGACTGGGCCCTGGGCCGCTTTCTGCGCTCGGCCCGGCAGCAGCCCTGGTGGGACAATACCCTGCTGGTGCTCGTGGCCGACCACGGCCACACCTTGCCCGGCAACGACCCGAACGAGAGTTACCGCAAGTTCCGGATTCCGCTGGTGCTGGCCGGCGGCGCCCTGCGGCCCGAAGCCCGCGGCCGGGTCTACGGGCAAATTGCCTCCCAAACCGACATAGCTGCCACCTTGCTTCGGCAGCTGCAGCTACCCACCACCGGCTACGTGTGGAGCCACGATTTGCTGCAGCCCCTGCGCCGGCCGTTTGCCTTCTACTGCTTTTCCGACGGCTTCGGTATGGTCAGCCCCACCGGGGTCGTCACCTTCGACAACGTGCCGCGGAAGGTGATTAAGAGCGACACGTTGGTGACCAAGGAGCAGCTGCGCCAGGGGCAGGCGTTTGAGCAGGCTTCGTTCGAGGATTTTCTGCGAAAATAA
- the mtaB gene encoding tRNA (N(6)-L-threonylcarbamoyladenosine(37)-C(2))-methylthiotransferase MtaB: METRKVAFYTLGCKLNFSETSAIGRQFEERGFRKVAFEDAADIYVINTCSVTDHADRKCRKVVKEALKHNPEAFVTIVGCYAQLKPQEIAEIPGVHAVLGAAEKFQLVDILAGFEKPAAGQPGHVHASPIAAATEFHAAHSYGDRTRTFLKVQDGCDYSCSFCTIPLARGKSRSGSVQSVVERVQQLAATGVKEIVLTGVNLGDFGLQGPDRQRLEDFYDLVQALDEVDGIERFRISSCEPNLLTDEIIRFVARSKRFMPHFHIPLQSGSNKILGLMRRRYRRELYQERVALIKEVMPHACIGVDVIVGFPGETEADFLETYQFLNDLDVSYLHVFPYSERENTLAPTLPGRVQDRHRHERTTQLRGLSEKKKRYFYGQHVGQETAVLFEDDVTNGQMEGFTPNYIRVVAKYDPLLVGEMKRLRLTAVNPQNLMEAEELGVEVFQH, from the coding sequence ATGGAAACCAGAAAAGTTGCCTTTTATACGCTGGGCTGCAAGCTCAACTTCTCCGAAACGTCGGCCATCGGCCGGCAGTTTGAGGAGCGGGGCTTCCGCAAAGTAGCCTTCGAGGATGCGGCCGACATCTACGTCATCAATACCTGCTCCGTCACCGACCACGCCGACCGCAAGTGCCGCAAGGTCGTTAAGGAAGCATTGAAGCACAATCCGGAGGCCTTCGTGACCATCGTGGGCTGCTACGCCCAGCTCAAGCCCCAGGAAATTGCCGAGATTCCCGGGGTTCATGCCGTGCTCGGGGCCGCCGAAAAGTTTCAGCTCGTGGATATCCTGGCCGGCTTCGAAAAGCCCGCTGCCGGGCAGCCCGGCCACGTGCACGCCTCACCCATTGCCGCCGCCACCGAGTTTCACGCCGCCCACTCCTACGGCGACCGGACCCGCACCTTCCTCAAGGTACAGGACGGTTGCGACTATTCCTGCTCATTCTGCACTATTCCGCTGGCCCGGGGCAAAAGTCGCTCGGGCAGCGTGCAGAGCGTGGTGGAACGGGTACAGCAGCTGGCCGCAACCGGCGTGAAGGAAATCGTGCTGACGGGCGTCAACCTGGGCGACTTCGGCCTGCAGGGTCCCGACCGGCAGCGGCTGGAAGACTTCTACGACTTGGTGCAGGCCCTCGACGAGGTGGACGGTATTGAGCGGTTCCGCATCAGCAGCTGCGAGCCTAACCTGCTCACCGACGAGATTATCCGCTTCGTGGCCCGCTCGAAGCGCTTTATGCCCCATTTCCACATTCCGCTGCAGTCGGGCTCCAACAAGATTCTGGGGCTAATGCGCCGGCGCTACCGCCGGGAGCTGTACCAGGAGCGCGTGGCCCTAATTAAGGAGGTAATGCCCCACGCCTGCATCGGCGTCGATGTCATCGTGGGTTTCCCCGGCGAAACCGAGGCTGACTTCCTCGAAACGTACCAGTTTCTCAACGACCTGGACGTGAGCTACCTGCACGTGTTTCCGTACTCGGAGCGCGAAAACACGCTGGCGCCCACCCTGCCCGGCCGGGTGCAGGACCGCCACCGCCACGAGCGGACGACGCAGCTACGGGGCCTGTCGGAGAAAAAGAAGCGCTATTTTTACGGGCAGCACGTGGGCCAGGAAACGGCCGTGCTCTTCGAAGACGACGTGACCAACGGCCAAATGGAAGGCTTTACGCCCAACTACATTCGCGTCGTGGCCAAATACGACCCGCTGCTGGTAGGCGAGATGAAGCGCCTGCGCCTGACGGCCGTGAATCCACAGAACCTGATGGAAGCGGAAGAGCTGGGCGTAGAGGTTTTTCAGCACTAA
- a CDS encoding ABC transporter permease produces MHLLENIKEAFRSIHSNLLRTVLTALIVSIGIMSLVGILTAIDAIKYSLNQTFASLGANSFEIKAKGYSNRMRRGGVQGKVYPAITYLQAKQYKEQVGDDGQVGISAFIAGAAEVKANGKKTNPNMNVVAGDENYLQIQNYNLARGRAFSSIELENGTNVAIVGKEITDKLFPNQSPVDKYIYLLGRRFQVVGELEKSGSTMGGGGADRMVLIPLETGNQMPRQRALTYDVKTATLQPENLAYLTGQATGIMRAVRHDQLGQEDSFDVERSDSLAGKLDSLSGNLRMGGGLVGFITLLGASIALMNIMMVSVTERTREIGIRKALGATSRQIRQQFLIEAIVICVMGGLLGILLGVTMGNSISLFIGEGAFLVPWFWMSMGLAICIAVGLASGYYPASKAAGLDPIESLRYE; encoded by the coding sequence ATGCACCTGCTCGAAAACATCAAGGAGGCTTTTCGCTCCATTCACAGCAACCTGCTGCGGACCGTGCTGACGGCCCTGATTGTGAGCATCGGCATTATGTCCCTGGTCGGCATCCTGACGGCCATCGACGCCATCAAGTACTCCCTGAACCAGACCTTCGCCAGCCTCGGAGCTAATTCGTTCGAGATTAAGGCCAAGGGCTACTCCAACCGCATGCGGCGGGGCGGGGTGCAGGGCAAAGTTTACCCCGCCATTACCTACCTGCAGGCCAAGCAGTACAAGGAGCAGGTCGGCGACGATGGGCAGGTGGGCATTTCGGCCTTCATTGCCGGGGCGGCCGAGGTCAAGGCCAACGGCAAGAAAACCAACCCCAACATGAACGTGGTGGCCGGCGACGAAAACTACCTCCAGATTCAGAACTATAACCTGGCCCGCGGCCGGGCCTTTTCCTCGATTGAGCTCGAAAACGGCACCAATGTGGCCATCGTGGGCAAGGAAATTACCGACAAGCTGTTTCCCAACCAAAGTCCGGTCGATAAGTACATCTACCTGCTCGGCCGCCGCTTTCAGGTGGTGGGCGAGCTGGAAAAAAGCGGCTCGACCATGGGCGGCGGGGGCGCCGACCGGATGGTGCTCATTCCGCTCGAAACCGGCAACCAGATGCCCCGGCAGCGGGCCCTGACCTACGACGTGAAAACGGCCACTCTGCAGCCCGAAAACCTGGCCTACCTCACCGGGCAGGCCACCGGTATTATGCGCGCCGTGCGCCACGATCAGCTGGGCCAGGAAGACAGCTTCGACGTGGAGCGCAGCGACTCGCTGGCCGGCAAACTCGACTCCTTGTCGGGCAACCTGCGCATGGGCGGCGGGCTGGTGGGCTTCATCACCCTGCTCGGGGCCAGCATCGCCCTGATGAACATCATGATGGTATCGGTGACGGAGCGCACCCGCGAAATCGGAATTCGCAAGGCCCTGGGCGCCACCTCCCGCCAGATTCGCCAGCAGTTCCTGATTGAGGCCATCGTTATCTGCGTGATGGGCGGGCTGCTGGGTATTTTGCTAGGCGTCACGATGGGCAATTCGATTTCCCTTTTCATCGGCGAGGGGGCCTTTTTAGTGCCCTGGTTCTGGATGAGCATGGGCCTGGCCATCTGCATTGCCGTGGGCCTGGCTTCGGGCTATTACCCCGCCAGCAAAGCCGCCGGCCTCGACCCAATTGAGTCTCTGCGCTACGAGTAA
- a CDS encoding asparagine synthetase B — translation MKRILPLLLLAAAWLGGPAAAWANHVFIPMDQGQKEHLKAYGIAYWLLARQVEVDWLLNYRGGSFACENAQGLENELAVRGITYQVISEAQYSSILQEIADPNANMDIMKLEKAPKIAVYTPKGKQPWDDAVTMVLTYAEIPYTEIYDDDVLNGVLPKYDWLHLHHEDFTGEYGKFYASYRNRPWYQQQQRDAEAAAKRHGFAKVSQMKGAVVTRMQEFIAGGGFQFAMCSATDTYDIALAGLGLDMVESMYDGDPADPTAQSKLNFNRTLAFKDFQIVRDPYQYEYSNIDMQPGERGVYEDNDYFQLFTFSAKYDPVPTMLTQNHEKTIKGFMGQTTAFRKQLIKSDVVVMGDNKASGEVRYMHGTLGKGTWTFYGGHDPEDYQHLVEEEPTDLALHPNSPGYRLILNNILFPAAKKKKQKT, via the coding sequence CTGAAGCGAATTCTGCCTTTGCTGCTGCTGGCCGCAGCCTGGCTCGGCGGTCCGGCCGCGGCCTGGGCCAATCACGTCTTTATTCCCATGGACCAGGGCCAGAAAGAGCACCTGAAAGCCTACGGCATTGCCTACTGGCTGCTGGCCCGGCAGGTGGAGGTCGACTGGCTGCTGAACTACCGCGGGGGCAGCTTTGCCTGCGAAAATGCCCAGGGCCTGGAAAACGAGCTGGCCGTGCGCGGCATTACCTACCAGGTTATTTCCGAAGCCCAGTACAGCAGCATCCTGCAGGAAATAGCCGACCCCAACGCCAACATGGACATCATGAAGCTGGAGAAGGCGCCCAAAATTGCGGTGTATACGCCCAAGGGCAAGCAGCCCTGGGACGACGCGGTGACGATGGTGCTGACCTACGCCGAAATTCCCTACACCGAAATCTACGACGACGACGTGCTCAACGGGGTGCTGCCCAAGTACGACTGGCTCCACCTGCACCACGAGGACTTTACCGGCGAGTACGGCAAGTTCTACGCTTCCTACCGCAACCGGCCCTGGTACCAGCAGCAGCAGCGCGACGCGGAAGCCGCCGCCAAACGCCACGGCTTTGCCAAAGTCAGCCAGATGAAGGGCGCGGTGGTGACCCGGATGCAGGAGTTTATTGCCGGCGGGGGGTTCCAGTTTGCCATGTGCTCGGCCACCGACACCTACGACATTGCCCTGGCCGGCCTGGGCCTGGACATGGTGGAAAGCATGTACGACGGTGACCCGGCCGACCCCACGGCCCAATCCAAGCTCAACTTCAACCGCACCCTGGCCTTCAAGGACTTCCAGATCGTGCGGGACCCCTACCAGTACGAATACTCCAACATCGACATGCAGCCCGGGGAACGGGGCGTGTACGAAGACAACGACTATTTCCAGCTCTTCACTTTCTCGGCCAAGTACGACCCGGTGCCGACGATGCTGACCCAGAACCACGAGAAAACCATCAAGGGCTTTATGGGTCAGACCACGGCCTTCCGCAAGCAGCTCATCAAGTCGGACGTGGTGGTGATGGGCGACAACAAGGCCTCGGGCGAAGTGCGCTACATGCACGGCACGCTGGGCAAGGGCACCTGGACCTTCTATGGCGGCCACGACCCGGAAGACTACCAGCACCTGGTGGAAGAAGAGCCCACCGACCTGGCCCTGCACCCCAACTCGCCCGGTTACCGCCTGATCCTGAACAACATCCTGTTTCCGGCGGCCAAGAAGAAAAAGCAGAAAACCTAA
- a CDS encoding carboxypeptidase-like regulatory domain-containing protein translates to MLFSLRAWAPCLLLFTALATSLGACSKKEDDPAAVVTTGTVEGTISPSGSVLNVTATTPGGLTFLAAPNATTGAFSIPNLAPGAYTLSFGPATGYLPPSSRSITVVAGQTAAAGTVVVPSDGSVKSGTMSWTTDGVAYSTTVLTGQVDAAQNTLYIVGEATTNGVRDQLSLSLYQSFRGPETYYLGGLYESGTLQRATGGIPTATYRTGGSATGTLKITSYSAATGTMSGTFGFSGVDYNGTATRTAAITNGTFTLRF, encoded by the coding sequence ATGCTATTTTCGTTACGCGCCTGGGCTCCTTGCCTGCTATTATTCACCGCACTGGCTACTTCGCTGGGCGCCTGCTCCAAAAAAGAAGATGACCCCGCGGCGGTAGTTACTACGGGCACTGTGGAAGGCACCATCAGCCCCAGTGGTTCGGTGCTAAACGTGACGGCCACTACCCCCGGCGGCCTAACGTTTCTGGCCGCTCCCAACGCTACAACGGGTGCGTTTTCCATTCCGAACCTGGCCCCGGGCGCCTACACGCTGAGCTTTGGCCCGGCCACCGGCTACCTGCCCCCTTCCAGCCGCAGCATCACGGTAGTGGCGGGCCAGACGGCCGCGGCCGGCACGGTGGTAGTACCCTCCGACGGCTCGGTAAAAAGTGGCACCATGAGCTGGACCACCGACGGCGTAGCTTATTCCACGACAGTTCTCACGGGCCAGGTAGATGCGGCCCAAAACACGCTCTACATCGTGGGCGAAGCCACAACCAACGGGGTGCGCGACCAGCTTTCCTTGTCCTTGTACCAAAGCTTCCGGGGCCCGGAAACCTACTACCTGGGCGGCCTCTACGAAAGCGGCACGCTGCAACGGGCCACCGGCGGCATCCCGACGGCCACTTACCGGACGGGCGGATCGGCCACGGGTACGCTTAAAATAACCAGCTACAGCGCGGCCACGGGCACCATGAGCGGTACGTTCGGCTTCTCCGGCGTGGACTACAACGGCACCGCGACCCGCACGGCGGCCATTACCAACGGCACGTTTACCCTGCGCTTCTAA